Genomic DNA from Felis catus isolate Fca126 chromosome E3, F.catus_Fca126_mat1.0, whole genome shotgun sequence:
AGAAATGATTACAGGCAACCAGGGGCTCAATGTAAGGTTCTTCACTACCTGAAGaacttcaaagacattttttccaGACTCCAGAGTCACTAAGTCTCTCTGTCCCAGGAAAAAACTGGCTGGTCTCTTTTTGTGGTCACTGAAAATCCTGTGTAGATCAGGAAGCTCAAAGATAAACGTGTGGGTCACCTTTGATGACTGTAGGGTCGGTCCCATGACCTGCAGCCAACTGCTCGCTGCCTGCTAGACAGATGCCACCCACTCATTCTTCATTGGCCCTGAAGTACTTTTCCTCTATTTCCACTCTTCTACAATAATGTGTGAACACATTtacaaaaaccacaaaacctgccggaaaaagaaatcaagaataaagaaaagaaaagaactcacCGCGATTTGTTCATTTTCCGTTGTACTCGGAAGAGCATCAAAACCTGGGAAGGCGTACCTGTAAGAGGACAGAGGAACAGGATAATGAGAGCCGGCTGGCCCTGCAGCATCTGGATTCTTGTACAAACTTCTGCACACAAGCTGAGTAACCTCTGAtggtggagaagagaaggaaggtgaCATCTGCCCCTCTGTGACTCCTGCAATGTTTCCTACTGCTTTAACTACGCCGCCCCCCCAACACAGAAACGTTAAAAAAGGAACTATTATTAAGCAAATTCTGGCATGTCAAAAAAACGAAATACAAGGTCTTCATTAAACCTGACgttgttggggcccctgggtggctcagtcggttgagcgtcttgatttcagctcaggtcatgatctcacaggtcatgagttcgagccccacatcaggttctgtgctgacagctcagagcctggagcctgcttcggattctgtgtctcgctctctctctctctgcccctcccccgttcatgctctctgtctcaaaaataaataaacattaaaaaacttaaaaaaaaaaataaataaaaaataataaaaaaaataaacctgacGTTGCAGGGGATAACAAATCCTAAAGGATGTTTTGTGTATCTGATTTACTAGATAACGTTCACCCCCTGGGTAGGAGAATCCTCAAAGCTTTAGAAAAAGGCACAGGTGCCTTGAATGCAGGTCTTCTAAAAACGTGTTTCTTCTAATTGGACTGATGCTTCTCAAAAGGATCTTTTAGGAGTAAACTTGCTTTGATGGGACTGTGAGGACAGCACCAAGCTTGGAGTCAGGGACTCTGGCTTCTATTCGCCTCTTGTTAATCCTAAATAAGCCGTTTCCTCTGTCAGGATCTTTCCCCCACTTCTGCCAGATgagacaaaaatagaaagaaaggaaaaatcctGGCAAACCTTCCCTGAACTACTACTCTTGAGCCTGTAAGATCGGGACACGAGAGCGCACCTCCACAGGCCCGACGCGGTGAAAGCTGCCCAGCTTCTGGAAAGAATCGCTGGAGAACGAAGGGAGGCAAGAGAGCGTTGGGGGGCGGTTGAAAAGGAAAGCTGCCCGGCTGTAGAACTCCTAGCGTTCCGCCAACCAGGCGACACTTCTCCCCACGGTCTGTCCCTCGCCACCACCTGGCCCCAGCTGCCGGCAAAGTGACTCACAGCATCTGAATGCGGTGAAATCCCGGAGCCCTGCCCCCCTTTGCTTCTTTTCCGCGTTTCTTCCGTCTTTCTCTTCTGAGGCTCCGACGGGCTCTGATGCGTTCTTCCCGGCGGGATTCCTGCGCCTGCGGCCCGGTCCTTCCTGCCTCCGTGAAGCTGCTTTGTTCCAGGAGAGCCTAGGGGACAGACACCCGCTGGCTGGCACCTTCACCAGGGGCCCCGGACCCGCCTCCCCGAGAACACACAGCGCCTGTCAGGGAGCGCAAAGCAGGGGGCTGAGGACAAAGGCAGGCGGACCGCCGCGAAGCGCCCTCAGCCCCCGGACAGCGCAGATTTGGGGAGCACCCCCGGCCCCCGGCGGGCAGGACCCCCGCGGCTCCCCGGGGACCCATATTCCACGGACCCAGGGAGACACGAAAGGAGCCTCGGGATGCACACCGCCGCGgggcgcgcgcgcgtgtgcgcgtgtgtgtgtgtgaccacaaTACATTTGGGTCCGACGGGTGCACGGTGGGCAGCGCGCGACAGCCGGTCCCCGTCCTACCTCCGAGAAGCGGTAGAGCCGCCTCGGCGCCTACGAGGACGGAGACCCCGCGGCGAGCGCGGCTTCCCCCCAAAACGCCGCACTTCCTGCGCGTTCGCTCGGGGCCCTCCAGAGGCGCCCCCATTCGGTGTCGACTCGGCCCCCgccggggtggcgggggaggaggggcggcgTGAGAGGGCCCCGAGCGAACCCGAAGCCTCCCTCCCCACGCCCCACGCCGCAGCCTCAGGCCGTCCGCGCGGACCACGGTCCGGACCTCCCGGACCCACCGCCCGCCTTCGCGCCGCCGCACCCGAGTAGGGCCCGGGACCGCCGGCACTCTCAGCTGAGGAGAAACGCGGCGCGCCTGCGCACTAAGCACGACACCGGCCCGGCCACGCGCACCGCCCACCCCGCGGGACACTCGCCCACGTGTGGGGGCGTGGCCTGCTCGGGCCCGCCCCTTTCCCCGCCCCCAACACCTggactccctccccaccccgctccTACGTCACCCTGActcccgctctgcccctcccccacgtcaCCCAACTCCCACctcatccttcccttcccccacatcGCCCCACTCCCATTCCGCCCCCACGTCACCCCCAGTTCCCCATGtttccccccccaaccccagctccGCGACCTCTCCTGCCAGGAGGTGAGGGGCCTCAAAGCCGCCAAACAAGGGAGAGATTCGTGAATACAGATGAAAATTTTAACTAAATTAGTCCTTGCAATCAATTGCCCAGCCAAGCAATTGGATAATAATGAAATAACCTCCaatgatgtatatatatgaatcttGTTCAATTTAGTTGCACTAGAAAAATAATGGAAGCAATATAAATTTAGACAATTTAAGTGTCTAAtcaatgaatatgaaaaatacattggGGAAGGTGGTAGCCATTCAAAACTATAATGTAAGGTAAATAACTCATGTGTAACAATGTTCGTGATCCATTTTGGAATCAAAATATAGTTGAAgatacagggcgcctgggtggctcagtgggttgagtgttcaacttttgatttcagctcaggtcaggatcccagggtcgtgggatctgcgctgagtgtgaagcctgcttgagattctctctctctccctctgcccctctgcccctctcccctgtgcacgTACATTCTCTCTCCGATAGAtacatggatagatagatggatagatagatagattccaAGATAGGGTCCTTTTTTAATGTGCCTATGTGCTGTagagaatataaacaaatatgtgggtttttttttttaatgtttacttttgagacagagcaagatagtgcaggggaggggcagagagagagagaaggacagaggatctgaagcaggctctgtgctgacagcagagagcccgatgtagggcttgaactcacgaaccaggagaccatcacctgggccaaagtcagacgcttaaccaactgagccacccaggtgcccctgtgtttttttaaataaacaaagacGAACCCACAAACAGTATAGAACAGTGTAGACATTCTGGACATGGTTCATTCACAGGAGTCTAAGGATGGAATTAacatctgaatatttttttttaatttttttttcaatgtttatttatttttgggacagagagagacagagcatgaacgggggaggggcagagagagagggagacacagaatcggaaacaggctccaggctctgagccatcagcccagagcctgacgcggggctcgaactcacggaccgcgagatcgtgacctggctgaagtcggacgcttaaccgactgcgccacccaggcgccccaacatctgAATATTAATTTAAGGGACACTACCCTGAAATGCTGGCAAAGCATGTCAGCTTTACCATTCTACAATTCCTGTAAACGTTCAACTTACAATTTAAcaaatctgtattattttaaaatttgggctTACTATGAGATTATTAGTACTTGATTACCATTACCTCAAATCTGCACGATTAAAAGACGTATAGGAATATGACAGTACTCTACTATGTGTcctctatatttgtatataaagtCATAGGGAAGGTCAGGATGTCTGCACAATTAATTGGTAACAGTGATGTCTCTGGAGGAGTGGACCTAAGATCCACTTAGTATATATGACTTCAGATTTCTCTACATTTTTCTCCCCCCACAAGGAAAAGATAATTACTTATCTGTGGGATTGTAAGGCACGAGGCAGCACTGCACAGTAGTCCTGCCCAAAAAGGGGGTCAGCTCACATTTGCAAAGATGACGTCAAGCAGGGACAGCCTGGTCCTAGCTGTGGATAACTTTGATCGAGATCCTTCAAATGCCCAGACTTCAGTGCTTCCACCCATAAAGAGCAATGGGATGGGTCATGCAGTGAGTTTCCAGCTATGAGATTTCACAAGCCAATGATTTGACCATTCCAGCTGTGCATAAGTCCCCAAACTCTTGGAAATCTGGGATCTGCAATTTCCTAACACCATGAGATAAAAGAAAGACACCACCTTGCTGTTTAGGAATAGAGTTGGCTATATGACATCGTGTTGGTGGGACTATGACTGCAGATAAAAACACGGTTGTGTGTATTTGCACGAATGTGTTCTAAGAGTGTGTCTGAGAAGCAGTTATGCAGAGGGATGGAGCTAGGCCTACAAAATCTCAGTGCCTGGGCCCAAACCGCGATTCTCCAGCCTCCCAGACCTTGAGACCTTAGGgtggctctctgtgcctcactttcctcacctgtaaaatgggaatgatcatTCTTACCAGAGGCTTGTAAGGACCAAAGGAGTTGATTCAGCAGTGGCTGGCAGAGCTCTCACCCAATAAGCCAGTGATCAGGGTACATGCACAGGGTGCTGTTCGAGGCATTGGTAGCTTTTAGGTGTTTCTAAGGAATCCATCTGAATGTATACTGTCATCTTGTGTGAGTGTAGTCACATGCAccatggtggtgggggggcaccCCAGCTTCTTTCAAATAAGGAAGGTTATAGACAAACCAAAGAGTAAGAGAATAACAACTTTATTATGTTATGTGTGTGTTcctcccaaattcacatgttgaaaacCCAATCCCAAcgatggcatttggaggtggggcctttgagaggtaattaggttGTGAGGgcggagccctcatgaatgggattggtgcccttataagaagagatcagaggggcgcctgggtggctcagtgggttgagcggccgacttgggctcaggtcatgatctcgcggtccgtgagttcgagccccgcgtcgggctctgtgctgacagctcagagcctggagcctgtttcagattctgtgtctccctctctctgaccctcccccgttcatgctctgtctctctctgtctcaaaaataaataaacgttaaaaaaaatttaaaagaagagatcAGAGAGCTAGTTGTGACAATAGCAGAAGTCAGTTTGCAACCCaaaagagggctctcaccagaatcCAAGCGTGCTGGCACATGtcaggcttccagcctccagaactgtgggaaataaacgTTTGATGTTTAAGCCATCTAGTCTacagtaatttgttacaacagcctgAACTAACGCAGACCCCGTGATACTTCACACTCTCTCCATCCAGGTTCTGCAGCAACCTGTCAGGCTATGTGTTCCAGATGGCACAGGTTCAAGAAGGCAGAGCCTCCTGACCGGTCTGCCTGGTGTCTGCTGTTCCCCGATCCCCACACACATCACAGGTCTTATGAAGAACAGAAATGGACACCTGTCATGTGCCGCTATGCAGAATCTAGGGCCAGTCATTTGTCACTGAATCAAAGTCTAAGACATTGTACCAAGCTCTCCCCACCTGTAACTCAACACCAACCCTACCACGTAGCTATGCAGCCCTCTacatgtggaaaaactggaatttTTTGAGGTTAAGTCACCTGTAGAGGTCATAAAATCAGTGCATGTTGGAGTTGAGATCTGAACCACAACCATTTTCTCAGACTTAGCTCTTAACCATAAGGCCAGATTAACACCACTCACAAAAGTATTTGTTCCCCCGTGCTGCCACCAAACCTTATGGGAGAGCCATCCAAGAGGCCATGAGGAAAGGCAGCCATCCAGAATGGACATGCCAACTGAGTCAGGCAAGGAAACAGCCCATCAGTGGTGAcgtcttctttcttccctcctcttccacctAAGCCATGAGAACAGAAACTGTTAGAGACAGTTGCATTTGCATCCCTCGCCCTCTCTCATCTtcaaggaggagaggaaaatgcGGACACTCCAGGAGGAAATCCACTGGGATCACTCCCAGggacccctctctccctccatcctgaTAAAGCTGCTTCTCCACATTCATGGAATAAGCTGGGTCTCGGCCCAAAGGTTCGGTAATTGTGAGGGGCCCTTCCCAGGGGAGTCCTGAGGACCCTATAAAGGGCAGAAATTCAGAACCAGAAGAAAAGCATCCACCCCACTCCACACACCCCCAGGGGCTGCATCGTGAGcacaaagaggaaggaaacaggaggGCAGCCGGCTGAAGGCGGGAAGAATGTCACTGATTTAGCCCATCCCAAGGGAGCATCATGAGACGCGGAAAGCGAGTTTCAGCCAATCGCGAGAGAGTAGGGAGCGTGGAAAGCCAGCTTTAGCCAATCCTGAGGGAGCAGCCCCCTGCGCCAGCCAATCCCCGAAGCACCAGGGGGCGTAGCGGGTAAAAGCTTCAACCAATTAGAGAACGTCATTCATCCCACCAAAGTCCCTATGAGAAAACCGTATTAGTCCGCGGGAAGTTTTCTTTGGGGTTGCAGAAATTTGGTTTACGGAGCTCGGCTTGGGAAATGTAAGTTCTCAATTATTAATGTGAAACAGTAATATCGTCTCCACCAGAAGGACGCCTGgttctttctcacacacacacctgggaaCTCTCCCAGGATTCTCCAAAAGATCTAAACCAtcacaaaataagaattttagagaatttagaaaattatCATGCAAGCATCAGTAGTCAACACCTGAAATTAGAATTGGTTTGGCTATCAAGTGGATTTTTTGACTACTTGGATTTTTTAaggtaaacatttctttttttagaatttttttttaatatccaggaaaactaacaaaatttacttttaattgcAAGGCATTTGATTCCTGTACTGTTTTCCTACCCCACGTAGGAGGTAACATTTCCTGCTTATAGGAAATAAATAGCTTTCTTGTAACTCTCTTCTGTGCCATTGTGTTTGTTACAACCGCAAAAACGATGCTTCGTGAGAACTTACCACTAAAGGGTCAGCAGCTGTTTTAAGGGTTTCCACTCATCTGATTCTCAGGACAAAAGCCAGGAGGTAGCCCTTGTGTTGAGATAACAGAGGCACAGTTTTATTGGGGTAATAAGCGACGTAGAGTGAATTGAACATGTATGAAGTTTACAATTGGATAAGTTTTGGTGTATGAATATACCCATAACTCCATCACCACAATCTAGATAATTAACATATTGTGCCCCCCAAAGTTTTCACATGCTCCTTTATAATCcctgtctcccacttctccctgccaccccccacccctgccccgcaaCTTCCAGGCAATCACTGATAcgctttctgtcactgtagacGAGTTTGCATGTTCTAGAATTTTAGACTTTTATATAAAgcgtatttcattcctttttgaatGGCTTCTTTAGGCCAACATAACTATTTTGAGAACCATCACTGTTGTTGACTGCATCAAtactctattcctttttattgccaagggGTCCACTGCATGAACAAACCAttatttgtttacccattcacctattACTGGACTTTTAGGTAGGTTCATTCctcttaggtaaatacctaggagttgAATAGCTGAGTCTAGGGTAGATATATAGGTAggtaacattttaagaaacttccaaactggttgactattttccattcccaccatcAGTAAATGGGAGTTTAAGTAGTTTCCTgtgcttgccaacacttggtatggtTTAGATATTTACAGTCATTTAAAATAGGTGTGTATTGTGTAGTAGTTATCCTATCatggctttaatttgtattttcttaagatTGATGGTGctgagtttcttttcttgtgcTCAATTCCCACTCATATATCTACTTTAGTGATGTGtccaaatattttgcccattcagaaacaaacaacaaaaaaaaaaacaacggggttctttgttttcttactattgaACTTTCagagtttttaatgtatttctggaTACAacccctttatcaggtatgtgatttgtattattttctttcagtcttttcattgtctttacAATGTCTTTTgaaattcttgattttaataaagtctatttataggggtttcttttcttttatggttcttGTTGTATCTCAAAAAATTATTTGCCTAacgaaacatttataaaatttcccctgtgttttctcaAAAGCTTCATGGTTTTACATTTGGGTCTGTTATCTCCTTTGAGCTAATTCTGGTATGTTGAGAGAGGTGTGGATCAAAATACAGTTTTAGTCCAGTAGTCAAATaggaatttggaagaagaaaatagagagaCTGATAGAAAGGCAATATTAGAAATTGCTGTCTAAGAATTTCCAGACTTAGGAAATATGTTCATACACCAGTTCACAAAATAGGTTCTGAGCAGGATAAACTTAAAAGTTCCCACTTTCCCATTAagttgctatcttttttttttttttttttgtaggagtTCATCAAGTATTTTAGATGATAGTCCCTCGTCAATTTtagacatttcaaatatttccctCCTCTGATAGCTATTTATTTATCTCTGGAGTCCTGCATAGtgcaaaatttataaattttgaagtGATCAGATTCATCAATTATTTGCCTCATGGCTATGATATTGGAGCTTTGTTGAGTCCTTTCCTACCCTGAGGTCCCAAAGATTTCACCTAAATTTCCTTCTGCTAATATTGTGGTTTTACCTTTGTCTTTAGGTCTTCAATGCATCAGGTATCCACCTCTTTATCTGATGTGATCCACTATTATCCAGTATTATCACCCAGCTTCTCTAACCTCATCTACCAAACAATTTGTGCTTTCTTGTCATTGGTAGGGTAAGTGAACCTCTCTTTACTCTTCTTCTTCCACAGAAATGTATCAAGGCCCTCAAAAAGCCcaactgaaatttttattgaaattgcaTTATTTATGGATTAATTTggaggagaaaatctttgtagtATTAAGTCATCCCCTCCCAAAGCATGATACAACCATGTATTTAAAGTGCTGGTAGAGAAACACCGTTGTTATTTGTAGGTTGATCTTATATGAACTTTTCTATAAGTTCTAGTCTGTGAGCAATGGATTCTGATGTTTTTCTAGGTATATGGTCATGTTATCTGAGaattagaacatttttaatttatcccATTGTAATTCTTACACCCCCTCTTTCCTTGCATGGAAACTgcagtattatgttaaatggtAGAAGGATAGTGGGCAcatatgtttctaattttaaaagaaatctatctAATGTTTTTTCCATTAAGTATAGTGTTTGTATAGATTTTTGCTATATAACCCTTACAAGGTTAAGACAGCCCCCTTGTGATTCTAGCTGAAGTTTAATGTTCTTTCTGTATCAATTGCAATATATAAATTTGATGAACACTGTACACAGTTTAATTATATATGACTGTAATACATAATATTTACTCAAAGGGGTATATTATGTATAGTGATATATACAATTTAAACACAGTTATGTATGCACAGAATTTGATGACTAATAGATACAgctttaaaacattcaaaaatattgtttttgaGACATAAATATGCAGCGTAACTCTAACGCATAGGAGCAGTGAACATCAAATTAATGACAGTCACTTCCacggggggaagaaagagaatgaaagtaGACAGGAATACATAGATGAGCTCTACTGCACCTGTAACATTTATTTCTAACAAAGTGAAAATTCTTGAAGCGATAAAGAAAAACACCAAGTCTGGATATGGATGAAAGATTCATGATTGTTCATTTTATAGTATATTCTCTGCGCGggttctttgaaaatttttagtTAAGACAAGGGCATTCTGTTTTACCCTTCGGGTTGCCAAAGATCAAGAGGTTTGATTAACACATACTGCTGACGATTGTGTTGGGAAAAAGGGGCCCGTGTTGTTGACCAGAGGTCCAATGTTATAAGGACTTCTGCAAAACTCAAAATCAATGTACCCTTTGACAGAGAAATTCCATTCCAGGAATTTATCATACTAATCATACTAGCAGGCGTGTGCAAAGGGCATATATGCCTTCCTGCATTGGTTGTGGTAGCAAAAAAGAGGGAGCATCTAAAATGTCCATTCAAGGGGAGCTGAGTGAATAAATGTAACATTCATACAATGCAACTATGTGGCATTAAAATGAAGACGTAGATCCCCTTGTACTGATTAGAAAGTGACTTCAGGATACAAGGTTAAGAGGGTAAAAGTATCCTGTTTGTTATTCcagcattttgtttaaaaagaaggTAGGGATATATATGCATTTGAATATGTATATAGTTTCTCTGGGACACAAGAGATTA
This window encodes:
- the LOC101100018 gene encoding uncharacterized protein LOC101100018 isoform X7; this encodes MGAPLEGPERTRRKCGVLGGSRARRGVSVLVGAEAALPLLGGSPGTKQLHGGRKDRAAGAGIPPGRTHQSPSEPQKRKTEETRKRSKGGQGSGISPHSDARFFPEAGQLSPRRACGGTPSQVLMLFRVQRKMNKSRKCAGLGSVSFKDVTVDFTRDEWLQLTGTQRTLYRDVMLENYSHLVSVGCRLTKPEVIFKLEQGEELWPSRGESPDQGDQGSRYGDTRDQVKVFRSEHQLLTGHWVL
- the LOC101100018 gene encoding zinc finger protein 202 isoform X6, which produces MGAPLEGPERTRRKCGVLGGSRARRGVSVLVGAEAALPLLGGSPGTKQLHGGRKDRAAGAGIPPGRTHQSPSEPQKRKTEETRKRSKGGQGSGISPHSDARFFPEAGQLSPRRACGGTPSQVLMLFRVQRKMNKSRKCAGLGSVSFKDVTVDFTRDEWLQLTGTQRTLYRDVMLENYSHLVSVGCRLTKPEVIFKLEQGEELWPSRGESPDQGDQGSLQSWQLAGPQLVDCTVFSGEPGWTVPPSSLTWNKEAGDLGASEGIGPWC